In Helianthus annuus cultivar XRQ/B chromosome 9, HanXRQr2.0-SUNRISE, whole genome shotgun sequence, the following are encoded in one genomic region:
- the LOC110879034 gene encoding homeobox-leucine zipper protein HOX21 yields MSFLPPEPMFFGYEDHNHHHNHFQGVEPVMLRSMSYNSGRERCHEEVNDGETSDDEGSQLGEKKRRLNLEQVKALEKSFELGNKLEPERKRQLARAVGLQPRQVAIWFQNRRARWKTKQLEKDYNVLKTQVDSIKADNDKLKNHNSKLHAQLMALKGQESNKVRAMMNLNKETEGSWSNGSENSCEDNTTIFYTQISNNFSTSSSMIGGLTPPYLLGQPLSQTSVTGDEGFCNMLNVIEDQPAFWQWPEAEQQNQHLP; encoded by the exons ATGTCTTTCCTCCCACCTGAACCCATGTTCTTTGGCTATGAAGATCACAACCATCATCATAATCACTTCCAAG GTGTGGAACCAGTGATGTTGAGATCGATGTCATATAATTCCGGGAGAGAGAGGTGTCATGAAGAAGTGAACGACGGTGAGACGTCGGACGATGAGGGGTCACAGCTGGGAGAAAAGAAGAGGAGGCTGAACCTTGAACAGGTGAAGGCTCTAGAGAAAAGCTTTGAGTTAGGAAACAAGCTCGAACCGGAGCGAAAACGGCAACTGGCTCGGGCTGTAGGGTTGCAGCCAAGACAAGTGGCTATATGGTTTCAAAACAGAAGGGCTCGGTGGAAGACCAAACAGTTGGAGAAAGATTACAATGTGTTGAAGACACAAGTTGACTCCATTAAAGCTGATAATGATAAACTCAAGAACCACAATAGCAAACTTCATGCACAG TTGATGGCTTTAAAGGGTCAAGAATCAAACAAGGTTAGAGCCATGATGAATTTAAACAAAGAAACAGAAGGATCTTGGAGCAATGGAAGTGAAAACAGTTGTGAAGACAACACGACGATATTTTACACACAAATTTCTAACAATTTTTCAACCAGTTCGTCGATGATCGGAGGTTTAACGCCACCATATCTCCTCGGTCAACCGTTGAGTCAGACGTCGGTCACCGGAGATGAAGGATTCTGCAACATGCTTAATGTTATAGAGGATCAACCAGCTTTCTGGCAGTGGCCGGAGGCTGAGCAGCAAAACCAACATCTTccatga